One stretch of Streptomyces sp. 135 DNA includes these proteins:
- a CDS encoding amidase family protein, whose product MRKRSMAAMTAALVAGSLLTVVPHAGAQAAGHRTDSSSPVTGSPLVPGVDLDTVTIPELQARMADGSLTSSALTRAYLRRIKDIDPKIRSVLRTSPTALRQAAASDARHRRGATLGPLDGIPVLLKDNVNTRDMPTTAGSLALAGSPPSTDAALVTRLREAGAVILGKTNLSEWANFRAAKPTSGWSAVGGQTSNPYVLDRNPCGSSSGSGAALAASLAQVAIGTETDGSIVCPAGMNGVVGHKPSLGLVSGSGVVPISAEQDTAGPMARNVIDTALTLSVLSGRKGSRGDGARPGGPQGLPGLQSRPGLPSLPDKGAAADQWGTSLRDKRIGLWRLPSLGPDVDAVMTRTAEKLRKAGAVVVEVTPPYQARLAELEFPALLSEFHRDLDAYLSTREGPRDLAELIEFNRAHPEEQSCFTGQELFEQALAAPPTTDPGYRVMRAELKDLSRRSIDETMTAHRLDAIAAPTNPPAWTTDCARGDNDVIPSSTPAAVAGYPSLSVPAGTVNELPVGMLLMAGDHEDAELLSLGAAVEHRLKAWRAPRYLPTIDTK is encoded by the coding sequence ATGAGGAAGAGGAGCATGGCCGCAATGACCGCCGCCCTCGTCGCGGGGTCCCTGCTGACGGTCGTACCGCATGCCGGTGCCCAAGCCGCCGGGCATCGCACCGACAGCTCGTCGCCGGTGACCGGGTCACCGCTCGTTCCGGGGGTCGACCTGGACACGGTGACGATTCCGGAGTTACAGGCGCGCATGGCGGACGGTTCGCTGACCTCGTCGGCGCTGACCCGGGCCTACCTGCGGCGGATCAAGGACATCGACCCGAAGATCCGCTCGGTGCTGCGTACCAGCCCGACCGCACTGCGTCAGGCCGCCGCCAGCGATGCCAGACACCGGCGTGGCGCGACCCTTGGGCCACTGGACGGGATCCCCGTTCTGCTCAAGGACAACGTGAACACCCGTGACATGCCGACGACGGCAGGATCGCTCGCGCTCGCCGGGAGCCCGCCGAGCACCGATGCCGCGCTGGTGACCCGGCTACGCGAGGCGGGGGCGGTGATCCTCGGCAAGACCAACCTGTCCGAATGGGCCAACTTCCGGGCCGCGAAGCCGACATCGGGGTGGTCGGCGGTGGGTGGGCAGACCAGCAACCCCTACGTCCTCGACCGGAATCCGTGCGGTTCGTCGTCGGGCTCCGGCGCCGCGCTCGCCGCGTCACTGGCGCAGGTGGCGATCGGCACCGAGACGGACGGTTCCATCGTGTGCCCGGCAGGGATGAACGGCGTCGTCGGCCACAAGCCCAGCCTCGGCCTGGTCAGCGGGTCGGGCGTGGTGCCGATCTCCGCCGAGCAGGACACGGCCGGCCCCATGGCGCGCAACGTGATCGACACCGCGCTCACGCTGTCGGTGCTGAGCGGCCGCAAGGGCTCGCGTGGTGACGGCGCCCGCCCTGGCGGCCCGCAAGGCCTCCCGGGCCTCCAGAGCCGCCCCGGTCTGCCGAGCCTCCCGGACAAGGGCGCGGCGGCGGACCAGTGGGGCACCAGCCTGCGCGACAAGCGGATCGGCCTGTGGCGCCTGCCCTCGCTCGGACCCGACGTGGACGCGGTGATGACCCGTACGGCGGAGAAGCTCCGCAAGGCCGGAGCCGTGGTCGTCGAGGTGACACCCCCGTACCAGGCACGGCTCGCCGAACTCGAATTCCCGGCACTGCTCAGCGAGTTCCACCGGGACCTCGACGCCTACCTCAGCACACGCGAGGGCCCCCGAGACCTCGCCGAACTGATCGAGTTCAACCGCGCCCACCCCGAGGAACAGAGCTGCTTCACCGGCCAGGAGCTCTTCGAACAAGCCCTCGCCGCACCGCCCACCACCGATCCCGGCTACCGGGTGATGCGCGCCGAACTGAAGGACCTCTCCCGACGCTCCATCGACGAGACCATGACCGCCCACCGCCTGGACGCCATCGCCGCCCCCACGAACCCGCCCGCCTGGACGACCGACTGCGCACGCGGCGACAACGACGTCATCCCGTCCTCCACACCGGCGGCGGTCGCCGGATACCCGTCCCTCTCGGTGCCCGCCGGGACCGTGAACGAACTGCCGGTCGGCATGCTCCTGATGGCCGGCGACCACGAGGACGCCGAACTCCTGTCCCTCGGGGCGGCGGTGGAGCACCGCCTCAAGGCCTGGCGAGCACCGCGCTACCTGCCGACCATCGACACCAAGTAG